One window of the Candidatus Bathyarchaeum sp. genome contains the following:
- a CDS encoding 30S ribosomal protein S27ae yields MPKKDAKQKSQKPEKKSHEFYKIEGQEVKRLRPSCERCGPGYFMADHGNRYTCGACGLTRYKQQS; encoded by the coding sequence ATGCCCAAAAAAGATGCAAAACAAAAGTCTCAAAAGCCTGAAAAGAAAAGCCATGAATTCTACAAAATTGAAGGCCAAGAAGTTAAACGCCTACGCCCCAGCTGTGAACGCTGTGGACCCGGATATTTCATGGCAGATCATGGCAACCGTTACACATGCGGTGCTTGTGGCTTAACAAGATACAAACAACAGTCATAA